The following proteins come from a genomic window of Rhodoligotrophos sp. CJ14:
- a CDS encoding metal ABC transporter substrate-binding protein, whose product MVTRRTLIAALLSAPLLATVPWPVSAEDAPLKVVASFSILGDMAKEIGGTHIEVKTLVGPDGDAHVYEPSPADAKALGEAKLLIANGLNFEPWLPRLVKSSGFKGIEVLASEGVAPREFSMAADSADHHDHDETSHDHDHGSNDPHAWQDLANGVIYVKNIAAALAKADPDHADLYRSNASRYMAELETLNAKLKAQFAAIPEADRKVVTSHDAFGYFGKAYGITFLAPAGMSTEAEASAADIARIIDQIRSDHIKAVFVENITNTRLIDQITRETGARVGGALFSDALSAADGPAPTYVKMFEYNAAELIKALAGS is encoded by the coding sequence ATGGTGACAAGACGCACGCTCATTGCGGCTCTGCTTTCCGCCCCCCTTCTCGCCACTGTCCCATGGCCGGTCTCCGCCGAGGACGCACCGTTAAAAGTCGTGGCGAGCTTCTCGATCCTGGGCGACATGGCCAAGGAGATTGGCGGGACACACATTGAGGTGAAGACTTTGGTTGGCCCCGATGGCGATGCCCATGTCTATGAGCCGAGCCCCGCCGATGCCAAGGCGCTGGGCGAGGCAAAGCTGCTGATCGCCAATGGCCTCAATTTCGAACCCTGGTTGCCGCGCTTGGTCAAATCTTCGGGCTTCAAGGGCATTGAGGTTTTGGCCTCCGAGGGGGTTGCACCGCGCGAATTCTCCATGGCGGCCGACAGCGCCGACCATCATGACCATGATGAGACAAGCCATGACCATGATCACGGCTCCAACGACCCCCATGCTTGGCAGGACCTTGCCAATGGCGTGATCTACGTCAAGAACATCGCCGCAGCCCTCGCCAAGGCCGATCCCGACCACGCCGATCTCTATCGCAGCAACGCATCGCGCTATATGGCCGAACTCGAGACGCTCAACGCCAAACTCAAGGCGCAGTTTGCAGCAATCCCCGAAGCCGACCGGAAAGTCGTAACCTCTCATGATGCCTTCGGCTATTTCGGTAAGGCTTATGGCATAACCTTCCTCGCGCCGGCCGGCATGTCGACCGAGGCTGAGGCGTCCGCAGCCGACATCGCGCGCATCATCGATCAGATCCGCAGCGATCATATCAAGGCCGTCTTCGTTGAAAACATCACCAACACGCGCCTTATCGACCAGATCACGCGCGAGACGGGCGCGCGTGTCGGTGGCGCGCTGTTCTCCGATGCGCTATCCGCGGCTGATGGCCCTGCCCCAACTTACGTCAAGATGTTCGAATACAACGCCGCGGAATTGATCAAGGCGCTCGCCGGCAGCTGA
- a CDS encoding nickel/cobalt transporter yields MTRFISALCLLISLLLVGPAPAKASTSAASQHVAQLVPPPQMSKGSPSGQLGLWQRTEIWLRTTQQKFYRQLTQSLKDLREHGSLAAGWSLAVVSFLYGIFHAAGPGHGKAVISAYLLANERQLKRGVELAFLSSLFQALSAIILVSALLLLTRTVFGSARLMGYYMELASYLLITGMGAVMLLRAVKGVMPLPQPALAGAVIGGDQTHSHYHSHHGHAHDHGPDCGCGHHHLPTPAETDGDWSLGRALAISLAVGVRPCSGALIVLIFASTTGIYLAGIGATFAMALGTAMTVSAIAVVAVTSRGLALRLSRGSDRIYQRLTAMLAILGGLALIAIGAILFHVTVTTPANPLL; encoded by the coding sequence ATGACCCGCTTCATCTCGGCTCTCTGTCTGCTGATATCTCTCCTTCTGGTCGGCCCTGCCCCGGCCAAGGCCAGCACCAGCGCTGCATCCCAGCATGTGGCTCAACTGGTGCCACCTCCCCAGATGAGCAAAGGATCGCCCTCAGGACAGCTCGGGCTTTGGCAGAGGACCGAGATCTGGCTGCGCACCACCCAGCAGAAATTCTACAGGCAGCTCACGCAATCACTGAAGGACCTGCGCGAGCATGGCAGCCTCGCCGCCGGCTGGAGCCTTGCGGTGGTGAGCTTCCTCTATGGCATCTTTCATGCGGCGGGTCCCGGTCACGGGAAGGCGGTGATCTCCGCCTATCTCCTTGCCAATGAGCGGCAGTTGAAGCGTGGGGTTGAGCTCGCCTTCCTGAGTTCGCTCTTCCAGGCCCTCTCGGCGATCATTCTCGTGAGCGCTCTCTTGCTGCTGACCAGGACCGTCTTCGGGTCCGCGCGCCTGATGGGCTATTACATGGAGCTTGCAAGCTATCTCCTGATCACGGGTATGGGCGCTGTGATGCTTCTGCGCGCGGTCAAGGGGGTGATGCCGCTGCCGCAGCCGGCGTTAGCCGGCGCGGTGATTGGCGGTGATCAGACGCACAGCCACTACCACAGTCATCACGGCCATGCTCATGATCATGGACCCGATTGTGGCTGCGGCCACCATCATCTGCCCACGCCCGCCGAAACCGATGGAGACTGGTCGCTCGGACGCGCCCTTGCCATCAGCCTGGCCGTCGGCGTCCGTCCCTGCTCAGGCGCGCTGATCGTGCTCATCTTCGCCAGCACGACCGGCATCTATCTCGCCGGCATCGGCGCGACATTCGCGATGGCGCTGGGCACGGCCATGACGGTGTCCGCCATCGCCGTGGTGGCGGTGACTTCGCGTGGCCTTGCCCTTCGCTTATCTCGAGGCTCTGACAGGATCTATCAACGGCTCACCGCGATGCTCGCCATTCTCGGAGGGCTCGCGCTGATCGCGATCGGCGCGATCCTGTTTCATGTCACGGTCACGACACCGGCCAATCCGCTGCTGTAG
- a CDS encoding winged helix-turn-helix transcriptional regulator, producing MHLPESCRAISDVLNRVGDKWSVLVVVMLGGGPQRFNELRRRIGGISQRMLTLTLRGLERDGLVSRTIYPTIPPRVDYALTPLGEDLLKPVGALTQWAQDNQHHIEAARRRYDGRVDESKAA from the coding sequence ATGCATCTTCCCGAGTCGTGCCGCGCGATCAGCGACGTTCTCAACCGTGTCGGTGATAAGTGGTCAGTGCTGGTCGTGGTGATGCTGGGGGGCGGTCCGCAGCGCTTCAATGAGCTGCGGCGCAGGATCGGCGGGATCTCTCAACGGATGCTCACCCTCACCCTGCGCGGCCTCGAGAGGGACGGGCTGGTGAGCCGCACGATCTATCCGACCATTCCGCCCCGGGTGGATTATGCGCTTACACCGCTTGGTGAAGACCTGCTCAAGCCAGTCGGGGCCTTGACGCAATGGGCGCAGGACAATCAACACCATATCGAGGCGGCACGGCGCCGGTATGATGGGCGCGTGGATGAGAGTAAGGCCGCGTGA